In Phocoena sinus isolate mPhoSin1 chromosome 10, mPhoSin1.pri, whole genome shotgun sequence, a single genomic region encodes these proteins:
- the PTMS gene encoding parathymosin isoform X2: protein MSEKSVEAAAELSAKDLKEKKEKVEEKASRKERKKEVVEDGGWRHRAILTPPSCPQEEENGAEEEEETAEDGEEEDEGDEEDEEEEEDEDEGPALKRAAEEEDEADPKRQKTENGASA from the exons ATGTCGGAGAAGAGCGTGGAGGCAGCGGCCGAGTTGAGCGCCAAG GAcctaaaggagaagaaagagaaggtggaGGAGAAGGCAAGCCGGAAAGAGCGAAAGAAAGAAGTGGTGGAG GATGGTGGGTGGAGGCACAGGGCCATCCTGACACCTCCCTCCTGTCCGCAGGAGGAGGAGAACGGagctgaggaggaagaagagaccGCCGAGGACGGCGAGGAGGAGGATGAAGGAGacgaggaag atgaggaagaagaagaagatgaggACGAAGGGCCCGCGCTGAAGAGAGCTGCCGAAGAGGAG GATGAAGCGGATCCCAAGCGGCAGAAGACAGAAAATGGGGCGTCGGCATGA
- the PTMS gene encoding parathymosin isoform X1 has translation MSEKSVEAAAELSAKDLKEKKEKVEEKASRKERKKEVVEEEENGAEEEEETAEDGEEEDEGDEEDEEEEEDEDEGPALKRAAEEEDEADPKRQKTENGASA, from the exons ATGTCGGAGAAGAGCGTGGAGGCAGCGGCCGAGTTGAGCGCCAAG GAcctaaaggagaagaaagagaaggtggaGGAGAAGGCAAGCCGGAAAGAGCGAAAGAAAGAAGTGGTGGAG GAGGAGGAGAACGGagctgaggaggaagaagagaccGCCGAGGACGGCGAGGAGGAGGATGAAGGAGacgaggaag atgaggaagaagaagaagatgaggACGAAGGGCCCGCGCTGAAGAGAGCTGCCGAAGAGGAG GATGAAGCGGATCCCAAGCGGCAGAAGACAGAAAATGGGGCGTCGGCATGA